The Setaria viridis chromosome 9, Setaria_viridis_v4.0, whole genome shotgun sequence sequence gatttttaattaataattactctatgcacttttttttatccatattcatattttttcctttttatcacacctccaatcctccatacattatgtttagcatacaaatcaatatttttcaccgattcctcacatacatgtataaatggtctaaatggtggcactcatcatgtgtatatactttaacttagtattttcatattaacaatgacataaataggtaatttagaatcatattttagtttactttttgacatttttgtatgatgcacatgaagataatttgattaagatttaggtgtttactttaggttatttttaatatcgaCATAcatgggtaacatagataaaattttagaatgacattttaagttatgcttttataatgatgtgtattagtaaattggatgaaattatggggttactttagattattttttataatagctgagctcggcaatttagatataggtttagagctcattttttaatatttttccaatgatggtgggtaaatttttagaaaatataatagatcaatggctatgattattagagtttacaggattggtgttcgatgtttttaatttttatgagaatttctctcctttttctagcttatctcatgggaactaatatGAAGTCTCTAGTGGAAAAAataagactacattgctacaaaattattaccataagctaccttgtcgtttgttaaatattcaaacacgatacttatgtagatatatacttaatatcttcatccaattgtgatagactttagttagtaattactctataatattttcatccacatttatcatctttaacttttcactttggatCACAATTatacgcttgaatttgtttaatgaaccctaagtttgagatacaattttagcatagaaatccaTATTtccatcactttatatccttataaatggtaacacacatcatgcgtatagatcTTAagtattatatcgtataccaatagtgcaagatatagatgatttagaaccatatattgctgtatatttttaattaaggttatttgattcaaaacgtagggttacctcatattatttttaataatagcatgtgtgggtaatatagatgcaaatttaaggggttactttaagtttttaaagtaatagtggtaggcaattcagttgcaaattagggggttattttaaatattgtttataatggtataagtgggtaattttgatgaacattagggggttactttagtttattttatataatagcagaggtgggtaatttatatatagatttagggggttactttaggctattttcataatggcataggtgggtaattttttagaaaccatactagatccaatggctataatgatttgaatctattgattgatggttggatgttttacttttttccgagaatttttaggatttctctctttttctagagtgtccacccaaaaatcctaggtggcttcacctagagacttcaaaaggagcctccaattagtaatagtaagataagcAACCCCATatatgggcctgtttggcagagcttcacgcagctccagatccaaAAAAACAGTAGCTCCACTacagagcagctccagcgtggaTCTATGTTCTCACCGTGGAGCTGAGCAAAAGTGTTTGGCTGACACAACAACTCCAAATCCAGAAACAGAGTTTTTGGTTGGATTGTCCACTAATACCCTTGgtattttccattttttcttctcattttttttctgaaaaaagaaaaatggccggAGGAAGATATACAGGTCTCCAGCGCAATCACGtagacatgttttttttttccattttttcttctcattttttttctgaaaaaagaaaaatggccggAGGAAGACATACAGGTCTCCAGCGCAATCACGTagacatgttttttttccattttttcttctcattttttttctgaaaaaagaaaaatggccggAGGAAGACATACAGGTCTCCAGCGCAATCACGTAttgacatgttttttttatatacgCATGCATCCGGTCATTTTCCCAAGAAGTTGATTAATTGTTCATATATAAATTAATTGTTCATACATAAATAATTGTCCatacatagaaaataaatttgataattCACTACTTCATTACATTCTACCTCCAAGCAAGAGCAAGATTGGTGGCCAGCTCATCGCGAAAAATATCCATTGTAGTGACACTGCCTTCTGAAGTAGATCCATCCGATGGAACTACAAATGGATTGTACCGTTGCGGTATTGTAGGGACAAaattaggatcacgatcaaaccGAGCAAAGTCTGAATCCTCACTATTATGCTcacgaatgaaattgtgaaggaccatACAAGCAATAACTACCATTTTTTGTTTCCACATCGGGTAGTTCGGCATTTTGTATAaaatttgccacttcattttcaatacgccaaaagatcgctcaatcacatttcGAATAGAAGAATGGATGCGATTGAATTTTTCCTTTGGAGTTTTTGGTTCCATACCTCTATGCCACTCAGGCATATGATACCTCTCACCCTTATATGGAGCTAGATAACCTGGACGATTGGGATACCCCGCATCGACAACGTAGTATTTACCTACAAATGatgacaaaaaataaatttatttgtagtCACGTATAATGGTAAAATAACTATTCCAATAAATTTTACCTTGCGGTGGATGTGGAAAGAATTTCTCGTCCACACTCAATGCATTGTATAACACACTTGTGTCATGCATAGCTCCTGGTTGGCCCGTGGACACATATGTGAACCGCATGTCGAAATCACAGACTGCTAAAACATTTTGGGTGGCTATCCCTGTCTTCCCGATATACCTCACTTGATCATCCGGTGGAAGGGAAACACGAATATGGGTGCCATCAAGtgctccaatgcaatctttgaaatgtggaTATGCTCGCCTATCATCCCTTATTCTCCTATGAACATTATGAAAATTTGGATCTTTTGGCCTAATGAAATCCTTTGCCATGGCCATCAAACAGTTTAGAACATTCTCAAATTTTCGACTAATAGTTTCACCAGAGTGCTTGAATCGATTTTGACATTTTCTATTAGACTCATTTCCCGCACAGATAAATAAGAAAATTCCTAGACTCTCTTAGGTAGACATGTGCAACGATGGTTTTAGCCCATACCTCTGTACCAATAAGCCATGAAGATCAAAGAAGATTTCTGTGCTCATACGCAACTGGCTATGGCATTCGCCTGGAGTGTGCAAAGTCTCCAAAATAAAACCCATTCCACTGGTGGTAGATGTCCTTGTAGGGTTTTTAGTAAGGAACATATCAACATATATTTGAGCAAGCATAGCACCTCCTAGGATAGTTTTGAAAAATTCCTCATTCTCATCACTAGAATCATCACTAGACAACTGCAAGAATAAAAATAACATGTCCAAATAACAACGTAAGATGAATAAAAAATGACAACAATTTGACCATCACAAATTATCCACACAAGATAGATGAATAAAAAATGACAACAAATTAAACATCACAAATTTGTCCATATGACATAGATGAATAAAAATGACATGTCTAAAAAAAAGATGGCAAATCACTCGGCCATCACTTTGCAAACATCATATCGTACTTCCTCTTAAGCCAACTAAACCTAGCCTCATTGGTGGGAATAGTCATGAACATTTCCCTTTGCTCTTTCTTGACAAAAAGCTCAGTTGCCACAAAATGCTCATCACTGCCACACGCAGCCCCACATGCGGCAACATGGTCCATTACTTGTTCAATAGTGATCCCAGCTTGCCTGCTTGCCACAAAAGAGGAAGCATTATCTGATATCTTGGAGATGTGTTCTTGTATAACTAATGCTGTGCTTGCCTTAGATTTCTTGTTAGGTTTATCAAGGATCACATGTACTTTTTTCTTAGCATTGGCAACGGAAGGAGAAACCTCCTGGACCTCATCGCCATTGTCTAAATCATTGTTACCACCCATCTCTAACCCATCCTCGGCATCAATGAAGTTGGAACTCATAGGATTGGGTGCTTCTTGGCTTGGGGGTATGATGGGGTTGGAACTCATAGGATTCCAATGATCTTGCTCTTCATTAATGATGTTTCCAAACATCACCTTCAACTCATCTTCGTTTTGGAGAGGCCTATTCTTAAATTTTCCCACGCCAGGAATGTCCTAAAAGTGTTTGACAAAGGTATTAAATTGAAATTATACAAGACTAATATAATCTATATATGAACAAAATACCATGCGAGAAGTGctcactttttttgtttttttccaccaCTCGGTGTCCATATTGATAGTTCCCTTCTCCCAGTTCCAACCAGTACCAGTTTGCTTTCTCATTAATTTTTTCCATGCAGACAAATCACCCCTCAACTTATCCCACTTGTTCTTAAGTTGACTTTTTTTCAACATGATACCGGTACTCTGAAAAAACCTTTCTTTCACCTCGGAATATCCCACATTGTTCAAATGAGTGTTTGGTCGATTTCCTTTTCTAACTTGTTCAGCAAACAACTTGCAAACAATGGTGGTATAGCCATCATTCCAATCCATATGATCACCCTATTAATGATTTCCCCAAAATATTGTTCAAATTTCAACTCTATTATACAACAGCTCCACTACAATGGAAGAAAAATATACCTCATCATCCCTTGCCCTTTTGTTAGCTGATGCAGCACGCCTCCTAGCTTGCGCAACCGGCGTAGAAGATGCCTGCGACGCCATcaggaactcatcgccgatcACCGCGTCCTACATGCCATTTGCCAATAGTCAACTATCACAAACAGTAGATTAAAATGGAGTTTTTTTGGGGTGATGGTAATGTGTAGTAATACTGCAATACACACTCCTAGTCACAATTTCAGAAGTTCACATTTAGAAAACTGAAAGTATATATCAAG is a genomic window containing:
- the LOC117835001 gene encoding L10-interacting MYB domain-containing protein-like, coding for MDWNDGYTTIVCKLFAEQVRKGNRPNTHLNNVGYSEVKERFFQSTGIMLKKSQLKNKWDKLRGDLSAWKKLMRKQTGTGWNWEKGTINMDTEWWKKTKKDIPGVGKFKNRPLQNEDELKVMFGNIINEEQDHWNPMSSNPIIPPSQEAPNPMSSNFIDAEDGLEMGGNNDLDNGDEVQEVSPSVANAKKKVHVILDKPNKKSKASTALVIQEHISKISDNASSFVASRQAGITIEQVMDHVAACGAACGSDEHFVATELFVKKEQREMFMTIPTNEARFSWLKRKYDMMFAK